The genomic DNA acaaagatggaagcaagcccaggtaaatgcagcacaagaataattcaagggggataacaaaacaatgaaataaaaaccaatatatattacaattcaataaaatacagaaaataatagctaggcctcagcattaacattaaatcaaaaatacctcttacaaaacatatacccaaattataagtcaacacattcaacctctgaaggaggaaagggggcccagagaggaatagaaaacaacgaaaagaaaggaataacctaaattttacatgctaacagatgatgagatgatgaaggtctcctcccataagtacttcaataagggcagcggacggtaactctcaataccattatcgagctccaacaggaaattaaactgacactgcagcacagccgtaataatgctcattcatgatcatggacgccggatcccaataatctggtcaatactttacaagaaatgaaagacactccttaccgtcgccaagcgaggcccctctggcaagtactgcaccagaggcaataataaaatggcagagatgtgaagtaacggtcagctgatgtgaagatatatatatattcgttcagagacttgcggtaaatccagtggtaataggctcaaaaatcagggtgcagataccaactgcctgcagcttggaaacccagtctcaagtcaactcagcagagccaaaatatggaggggagaaacagggaggattagtcaacaagactatacaaaaataccactggagtgaggagacccctactaacaagaaggcgaactaatcatgaactttacagccttcgaaaaaatgaaagaggaacttaaaaactaacctaagtaagctaatacattataaaaacctaaggcttacttacaatatatatatatatatatatatatatatatatatatatatatatatatatatatatatatatatatatatatatatatatatatacgtttgtgtgtataagaatacttatatgtataatagTTATGCCATTCTAACATACTGGACGTTCATCCAACAAAATATTATACCAAAGATTCCATTTATTTTATCAACTTTAGCTTACCCAAAGAGATACATATCTCTTATTCGAGGGTAATCTATTCACTCTTATTTAAATCTTTTTattatgttgaagtttttatagtttatatatggaatatctattttaattttgttactgttcttaaaatattttgttttatatttcaaatacttttcttttagtttatttatatccttgttttctttactcacttggctattttttttttcctattgggaCCCTTGGTTTTATTATATACTCCTTTTCCAAATAGTTTAggattaacaagtaataataataataataataataataataataataataataataataataataataataataataataataataatattaataataataataataataataataataataataataataataataataataatccactatgGAGATTTGCATGAGATATGGGcctctgaaaatataaaattttaattttttttggaaagTATCATATGATAtgacttatttttattgttttcaaattaatagtctttttaatatatacatgtaaaagttGAAGAAACAACAAacattcctttttatttctttatctatgGTTGAAATCTATATATCATAGGCTAAATATATTCATCAATGAATAAAGAACAGGACTCCCTTTGAATTAAAAACATAATTAGTAAAGCTATATACTTTTTCCGTTCAGTATTTATTTCAATTTGCATAAGCAATCGATATTTTTGATgagacggaatttttttttttatggttttatcaaTAACATCAAATATTCCAAATAAAGGGttataaaagaagaaaacaacGAAGATATTCTTGAATAGAACTATCACTGTATgaagtatgaaatattttatataatatacagaaAAAGGTATTTATAATATTTGCGGTATTAAATCCTTATCCCTGATATCATTCACCTTACAACACGTGTCACAGGCAATCACTCCCGGGGACTGTTAGACTATGGAATGATCTACTGGGGGACGGAGTGTGGAAGTTTGTTAGAAAGGGAGGCAGGGTGTTCCTAGCAGTGGGGGCGGGGATGAGTAGCACTGAGCTTGTGTGACCGTGTTGAAAAATGAGGGCTTGAAGTCTATCCAAGACTTCACAACAGCTGCGTCACCCGAGCAGAAAGGATCCCAAACAGAGAGTTCCCCATCGTTGTGATTCTTCGGTGAAGAACTTTGGTTCCCAACGGACGTTCCTTACTTTTTTGTGAATGATAGGTGAATTATTATTCATTCAATAATTTTTCGCATCGAATGTTATACGGAAAGTGATGGCGtttgaaaatattgaagaaaattgtgtgtaaattacaaatggaaaaaaaaaaagtttctgtatTCCTGGATATTATGGATATAATTGACAGTAAGAGAAAATTGCTTCAAAATACACTTTCCTCTGtttattacattgattaaaatgaaagcgtagataaaaaaaaaatattctaattgtgCATTCGAAATTACTAAATAAAGCCATCTATAATtggataattactttttttttaatcattcatagaAACAATGTTTTTAATGAATGAAACTAGTTATCTTTGTTTTATCGTAACCAATTTACAACTGGGGAAAGTTATGAATGAATTTTGATTTCCCGATGGAATAAATTATCCACCTGAAAAAATACTGAATAAGCCTTTTTTCGCGcattaattattttgatttattgaaTCTTATAATTTCATCTTTATTATAGAAAATCCTCTTTTAGTGTTATTATTTATTCTCAAATTGCTATTAAATCGAAATGCGAATGGCAAAAATATGATCAGCGATTTTTTTTCAATACTAGATAATTTTTGTACgaataacaatattgttttcaGTGAAGTAGTTACTTAAGAATATTGATTATTATATACTTCACCTCTATTTTAGAATTCCTCTCTTTGTCTATTTTCATGAATACATTTCAAGTAAATAAAGTTATAAATAACAACGGTATGAATACGGGTTTTTTTTCAATACTGCATCATTCTTAAacgtatatagattttttttttaatcaatcaacctattttatttattttagatataCATTTTGTTATTTAAGTAACAATGACAGTTTTTTTCTTACTAATTTATCTATATTCAAAATACGCCTGACTACATAGCAACACCTTTATATAATTGAACTGGAAACCATGCTgtcaggccagaagctgttaccataaaatgaattccaagtggatatatattgccaagttagaattcggtattaaatgccattcgtgggtgatatttacattaattaaaatcacgtgtgcttgtgatatatgttcattaaaataaccacgtgttgcaaactcacgattcagctatcatggtggagatgggtttatttcaagtctatgaacagattcctgaattcgacaggaatatgtaggggggacttgtcataaacttttagtctctcttgatagctctgtcggCAGAGTCCCTgacagcatggtttccagccgtacaggtggtggttcgaatccccacccggccagaagctgttaccataaaatgaattccaagtggatatatgttgccaagatagaattcggtattaaatgccattcgtgggtgatatttacattaattaaaatcacgtgtgcttgtgatatatgttcattaaaataaccacgtgttgcaaactcccgattcagctatcttggtggagatgggtttatttcaagtctatgaacagattcctgaattcgacaggaatatgtaggggggggacttgtcataaacttttagtctctcttgatagctcagtcggcagagtccctgacagcatggtttccagccgtacaggtggtggttcgaatccccacccggccagaagctgttaccataaaatgaattccaagtggatatatattaccaagatagaattcggtattaaatgccattcgtgggtgatatttacattaattaaaatcacgtgtgcttttgatatatgttcatatatatatatatatatatatatatatatatatatatatatatatatatatatatatatatatatatatatatatatatatatatatatatacatatatatatatatatatatatatatatatatgtatatatatatatatatatatatatatatatatatatatatatatatacatactgtatatacacacatatatatatacatatataaaaagatgaaCAATAAACCACTCGATCCCTGAAAAAGTGTACATATTCTGGAATGCTAACTTTGTTTGTAAGATCATAGTTTCATTCCACTAACTAATATAGAAATCATATTTACGAATGATATAAAACTTTAAAACCTATTCGTCTAATTTTTAGTTTAATATTACTAACTTTTGTATACAGTGATGAAACCTTTCAAAAAGTGACATACAAGTTTTAAGTAATCTATCTCAATTATACTTACAGCTACTCAaaatatgatgataatgaattgTTACCCATGGTTAATATTACCAACTTAAGTGAAATATGATAAACTGATTTAGAAGTTTAAAGTAATCTAACTtaagtgtaattatatatacagagaATATAATGACAATGAACTGATAActatatgagaaaataaataaaaatgtaaaagagtTCTGAACTGCAAGAaaacttttcttttaaaatatataaaattaaaattatgaataatcaAGGGAAAAAATTGCTTACTTTTCCTGATATAATCTTTTATATTCGATTTagtgaaatatttatatcaaataataagaaatagtaaattttattggaaataataataaactataaattttattCTAACAGGTATGTGGCTGCGGGGgcgtaaaaacaattagaatagcaccaacgttatcactgcgtgttgtaagaggcgactaaaagggaggggacgagggggctgggaaccccctctcctgtataaaaaaatcctgtgagacgttatcaaggagatggagctggggggagagtgactgctccccgcactctagttttggggtgtttgaatgtgcgtggatgtagtacgatagagagtaaaagatgtgagattggaagtatgtttagaagtagaaggatggatgtattggccttgtgtgagacaaagatgaaaggaaagggtgaagtgatgtttggtgaaatgtctggtagagtgtttgggattgaaaggggaagagcgagagagggtgtggctttattgctgagtgaattgatgacaggtaaagtagtggaatggaaggagatatcatctaggttaaccctttaaggtccaccctaggttttatgggaaactttaaaaattccttttagtatgttgtagtataagaaaatacaagacctttttattcttgtgtacttttaaaaatttttccaaattaccgaaataattgcatgcaatgaagtatcccatttgggtaccttgggcgagtttaggcggaccacgctcatcccatatgggatctattggaccttaacggcacagattttgaagtttctacTAATGTTGATTCGCccacaaatcatatgattattaatgactaaacagtttttttatagttccaatgtataacagaaacacgtaTATGGCttaacaatattattaaataaaaaatacgttgtaaatacaagaaaatacaatatacaataaatacaaaaatactataaaaatacaaaaatactatgaaaatgcataaaatatattaAACCTCACTCATAATCGAAAAAATAGAAACATATTATAAAACTTACTCAAAAATCTAGTGCAAAAGAGTaaaaaattacttagaaatcttatggaacaaagcaaaacaattttgactttcagtgaggcaaagggccaccttgcactcctcacacatccagcgagacctgtggtTGTGGCCTGCAgtagaacagaacttgcaggtctgcctcatggtgacatgctttggcatgtgtagggtaggGGCATCTTGGCGTGACTTTACACTTGGcacaactgcccgttggccccttttgggcaaagcgacatccctgatgccaagagaattcctagtaatcttgaagtttgatggcttgaaacttctcagccaatttgagatatccagtcggaagtcctcgtaaggttccctcaagaagtctggctgtggatgaatgaagtccggtaggggctggatgtgaatgtcgtccttcttccattcaacaacacgaggcctcttagggttaacctcaccttcaacttcaacttcctcttccacaggcatctcctgagggacaacaacattgaccctgcgagctgaaacaagaataaagtaacattaatgaaacagtaaatgaatcatgtgtgctggtgtgtgtgcatgtgtatgtcagtgagtatgcatgtgtatgtcagtgagtatgcatgtgtgtgcatctgtatgtcagtgagtatgcatgtgtgtgcatatctatgtcagtgagtatgcaagtacacaaataggttttaaaaatacccattgtttacaaaaatttaaagggcaacacaatgaaaataaatttaaagagcaactattgtaacaacgagacttttaaaaaagaaaattaaacaaatatctctctctctctctctctctctctctctctctctctctctctctctctctctctctctctctctctctctaaggatgtctcatactaacctctagcattgggagagtcaaaggcatcctcctgagtaaggccttcgTGAGGAATGTACGTAGGGTCGTtgtcatcactgtcgacatccaaagggctcatgTTGACATCACTTCCTTCTGCGTCattaggggcaacccatggtgtatgatcctgagtctccaatgcagcgttgcgatgcccataaaagatatggccaggaaactgcaagaaaaaaaaaattaaaatcatgtaataaaaaaaatgtaacttttccTAACAAGAACGTATCATTCAATaccttgtaaggtaataatttgtatgcacatgagcctaacatctctaaataatcactattatttctataaatattgttaaaactattcacaaatgtctaagacaatcactaaaaaaaaattgcaaaaatgatgtGCGTCGTAAAGTAGTGCCCGATAGAaccgttaaggtccaatagatcccatatgggatgagcgtggtccgcctaaactcgaccgaggtagcccatatgggatctatactttttccgatagtcactacgacacatcagtaacactacagcccttgaaacccacatcaaaaggtaagcatatcactaggcttcactatcctacagtcactgtgtacttaccatgattatggAGGTCAGGGGGGGGGGATatgtggacgttactgcgacgcgttttgtcacttttccgacttgagcacaagtgaggtgtctttggaaggagctacagacttggcgagaaggacaggcggcttctgattggctgattcgaagagcagaggagtgtctctatgagttgccaaagagtcaatttcagacaagcataaacatgttcaccacgactacccaaaagtagctgttttaaagatcccgtttgggctatttggtcgttaaagggttaatgtgggtaagggttaggttgggtagggaatgttgggcgtttgtcagtgcgtatgggccaggtagtgagaaaagtgaagaagagcggaatgagttttggaatgaattaactaggtgtgtagaaggaattatgtagttgtcatgggtgacttaaatgctagagtgggcgctggagaggtagaaggtgtcattgggaagtatggcgtaccaggtgaaaatgagagtggtgagagactggtagatatgtgtgttgaacaagagatggtaataagtgctagcttttttaaaaagaaagataaaaataagtatacatgggtaagagtggcaaatggaagagtagtagaaagggcattaatggattatgtgttgataactaaaagaatgtttggaagattgaaagacgtgcacgtgtttaggggtatggctaacggtatgtctgatcattttttggtggaaggaaaattagttgtagcaaaagagtgggggaatagagtaggtggatgtaaaagggagctagtgagggttgaagagctaataaaaccgggggtaaaaagtaaatatcaggaaaggttaaaaatggcatatgacgaagtgagagtaagaggaactggtaatttagaggaggtgtggaagttagcaaaagaaaattttgttgggattgcaagtgatgtatgtggcaagaaggttgttggaggcagaatgaggaagggcagtgaatggtggaatgaaggagtgaaggtgaaagtggaagagaaaaagagggcttttgaagaatggctgcagagtaatagtatagagaagtatgaaaaatatagagagaaaaatgtggaagtaaagcgcaaggtacgtgaggcaaagagggcagctgacctgaggtggggtcagggactgggtcattaatatgaagagaataagaagaagttttggaaagaagtgaagagagtaaggaaggctggcgcaagaattgaagagacagtgaaagatggaaatggaaggttgttaaaaggagaggaggcaaagaaaaggtgggcggaatattttgaaagtttgctgaatgttgaggataatagggaggcagatataattgctgttccaggtgttaaggtgccagtgatgggagatgagaatgagagagagattacaatagaggaagtgaggagagcactagatgaaacgagagtaggaaaagcatctggtatggatggtgtgaaagccgagatgttgaaggaagggggtgtgactgtacttgaatggttggtgagattgtttaatatgtgttttgtgttgtcaatggtaccagtagattgggtttgtgcgtgtattgtaccactatataagggtaagggagatgtgcatgagtgttgtaattcaagaggtattagtttgttgagtgtatttggaaaagtgtatggtagagtaatggttaatacgattaaggataaaacagagaatgcaatcttggaagtacagggtggttttagaagaggtaggggttgtataaatcagatttttacagttaggcagatatgcgagaaatatttagcaaaaggtgaggaggtgtatgttgcgtttatggatctggagaaagcatatgatagagttgatagggaagcaatgtggaatgtgatgaggttatatggagttggtggaaggttgttgcaagcagtgaaaagtttctacaaaggtagtaaagcatgtgttagaataggaaatgaagtgagcgattggtttccggtgagagtggggctgagacagggatgtgtgagttcgccgtggttgtttaacttgtatgttgatggagtggtgagagaggtgaatgctcgagtgcttggacgaggattaaaactggtagacgaaaatgatcatgaatgggaggtaaatcagttgttgtttgcggatgatactgtactggtagcagacacagaagagaagcttgaccgactagtgacagaatttggaagagtgtgtgagagaagtgagttgagagttaatgtgggtaagagtaaggttatgagatgtacgagaagggaaggtggtgcaaggttgaatgtcatgttgaatggagagttacttgaggaggtggatcagtttaagtacttggggtctgtggttgcagcaaatggtggagtggaagcagatgtatatcagagagtgaatgaaggatgcaaagtgtt from Palaemon carinicauda isolate YSFRI2023 chromosome 34, ASM3689809v2, whole genome shotgun sequence includes the following:
- the LOC137626585 gene encoding uncharacterized protein, coding for MFPGHIFYGHRNAALETQDHTPWVAPNDAEGSDVNMSPLDVDSDDNDPTYIPHEGLTQEDAFDSPNARARRVNVVVPQEMPVEEEVEVEGEVNPKRPRVVEWKKDDIHIQPLPDFIHPQPDFLREPYEDFRLDISNWLRSFKPSNFKITRNSLGIRDVALPKRGQRAVVPSVKSRQDAPTLHMPKHVTMRQTCKFCSTAGHNHRSRWMCEECKVALCLTESQNCFALFHKISK